In Rhodothermus marinus DSM 4252, a single genomic region encodes these proteins:
- a CDS encoding FAD-binding and (Fe-S)-binding domain-containing protein, with protein METLVRPTRPILSTERLEEFAARLRPRLRGSLCMDPMTRALYATDASIYRMEPVGVLLPAHADDVQAALELAQEFGIPVLPRGGGSSLAGQAVNEALVIDFTPRLHRILEINAEERWVRVEPGCPLEQLNKALQPYGLMVGPDPASGGRATLGGMLANNSTGAHSILYGNMIRHVHAVEALLADGTPVHFEPLSADAWAERTRRDGPEGRLYRELDALLREKGDVIARDTPRHWRRNSGYRLEYLLDPAERNLAQLLCGSEGTLAVVTELTVKLVPRPKRTALGVVHFHTRDEALRAVTTILETEPSAVELFDGVAIEATRHAPGYAPLLATFIQGDPGAVLITEYFGESEEELVHRLDVLEATLRRAGQGYAVVRALQPEHIRNVWNVRSEGVGLVMGVKGDHKPIPIIEDAAVPVEHLADYVADLERLLQETNTRAVFYAHASAGCLHIRPFINTKDAREVEKMRDIAVGSMELVKKYGGVLASEHGDGIVRGALNEAFLGPELCDVYRRLKQIFDPDGLLNPGKIIDTPPLTENLRMGPTYHTIELIEELDWSEEGGFARAVEQCNGNGACRKLESGVMCPSYMVTRDERHTTRGRANALRSVMSGALPVEELTGEALYEVMDLCVQCKGCKTECPSNVDMARIKAEWLAKYWEANGVPLRVRLFAHQPRLARWIGGGWKARLANFGLRNPLVRRVMDWTLGISARRQLPTFAVEPFTHWFRRQQRTSDGPTVVLFADTFNNYHHPEVARAATEFFWRLGLQVVVPDEKACCGRPLISKGLLSEAQRQVLDAVERLHPYVEQGWPIVGLEPSCILTFRDELLALLPGDPRARALARSVFTFEEYVARLADEGRLDGVRWTDTPRRVLLHGHCHQKALVGTQAAARVLALPGYTVEVLDTSCCGMAGAFGYEKEHVDISLKMAERRLAPAVRAADDGTLIAAPGTSCRAQIQDTTGRRALHPAEILLEALA; from the coding sequence ATGGAAACGCTGGTTCGCCCCACCCGCCCCATCCTTTCGACCGAACGCCTGGAAGAATTTGCCGCCCGGCTGCGTCCACGTCTTCGCGGATCGCTCTGCATGGACCCGATGACGCGGGCGCTTTACGCGACCGACGCCAGCATCTATCGGATGGAACCGGTCGGTGTGCTGCTGCCCGCGCATGCCGACGACGTGCAGGCCGCGCTGGAGCTGGCGCAGGAATTCGGCATTCCGGTGCTGCCGCGCGGCGGCGGTTCGTCGCTGGCCGGCCAGGCCGTCAACGAAGCGCTGGTGATCGACTTCACGCCACGCCTGCACCGCATTCTGGAAATCAATGCGGAAGAACGGTGGGTTCGGGTGGAGCCGGGGTGCCCGCTGGAGCAGCTCAACAAGGCGCTGCAGCCCTACGGCCTGATGGTGGGGCCTGATCCTGCCAGCGGAGGGCGTGCCACCCTGGGCGGCATGCTCGCCAACAATTCGACCGGTGCCCACTCCATTCTGTACGGCAACATGATCCGGCACGTGCACGCGGTCGAGGCACTGCTGGCCGACGGGACGCCCGTGCACTTCGAGCCACTTTCGGCCGACGCCTGGGCCGAGCGCACGCGCCGCGATGGACCCGAAGGCCGGCTCTATCGCGAGCTGGACGCCCTGCTGCGCGAAAAAGGCGACGTCATCGCCCGCGACACGCCGCGCCACTGGCGCCGCAACAGCGGCTACCGGCTCGAATATCTGCTGGATCCGGCCGAGCGTAACCTGGCGCAACTGCTCTGCGGAAGCGAAGGCACGCTGGCCGTCGTGACCGAACTGACCGTGAAGCTGGTGCCGCGTCCGAAGCGGACGGCGCTGGGCGTGGTCCACTTCCACACGCGCGACGAGGCGCTGCGTGCCGTAACGACCATCCTGGAGACCGAGCCGTCGGCCGTCGAGCTATTTGACGGCGTGGCCATCGAAGCCACGCGCCACGCGCCGGGCTACGCGCCGCTGCTGGCCACGTTCATTCAGGGAGATCCGGGCGCCGTGCTCATCACCGAATACTTCGGCGAAAGCGAGGAGGAGCTGGTGCATCGGCTGGACGTGCTGGAAGCGACGCTTCGGCGGGCCGGTCAGGGCTATGCCGTGGTGCGGGCCCTTCAGCCCGAGCACATCCGGAACGTCTGGAACGTCCGCAGCGAAGGGGTGGGGCTGGTGATGGGGGTCAAAGGCGACCACAAGCCGATCCCGATCATCGAAGACGCCGCCGTGCCCGTCGAGCACCTGGCCGACTATGTGGCCGACCTGGAACGGCTGCTTCAGGAGACGAACACCCGCGCCGTCTTCTACGCGCACGCTTCGGCGGGCTGCCTGCACATCCGCCCCTTCATCAACACGAAGGACGCCCGCGAGGTGGAAAAAATGCGCGACATCGCCGTCGGCTCCATGGAGCTGGTCAAAAAGTACGGCGGTGTGCTTGCGTCCGAGCACGGCGACGGCATCGTGCGGGGCGCGCTCAACGAGGCGTTTCTGGGACCGGAACTCTGCGACGTGTATCGACGGCTCAAGCAGATCTTCGACCCGGACGGCCTGCTCAATCCGGGCAAGATCATCGATACGCCCCCGCTGACGGAAAACCTGCGCATGGGGCCCACCTATCACACCATCGAACTGATTGAGGAACTGGACTGGTCGGAAGAAGGGGGCTTTGCGCGGGCCGTCGAGCAGTGCAACGGCAACGGCGCCTGCCGTAAGCTGGAAAGCGGCGTCATGTGCCCGAGCTACATGGTCACGCGCGACGAGCGGCACACGACGCGCGGACGGGCCAATGCGCTGCGTTCGGTGATGTCCGGGGCGCTTCCCGTCGAAGAACTGACGGGCGAGGCGCTCTACGAAGTGATGGACCTGTGCGTGCAGTGCAAGGGCTGCAAGACCGAGTGTCCGTCGAACGTGGACATGGCCCGCATCAAGGCGGAGTGGCTGGCCAAGTACTGGGAGGCGAACGGGGTGCCGCTGCGCGTGCGGCTGTTTGCCCACCAGCCCCGGCTGGCCCGGTGGATCGGGGGCGGCTGGAAGGCCCGGCTGGCCAACTTCGGCCTGCGCAACCCGCTTGTGCGTCGGGTGATGGACTGGACGCTGGGCATCAGCGCCCGGCGACAGTTGCCCACCTTTGCCGTCGAGCCGTTCACACACTGGTTCCGCAGGCAGCAGCGCACGAGCGACGGACCGACCGTCGTGCTCTTTGCCGACACGTTCAACAACTACCATCATCCCGAGGTCGCGCGGGCGGCCACCGAGTTTTTCTGGAGGCTGGGCCTTCAGGTGGTGGTGCCCGACGAAAAAGCCTGTTGCGGCCGGCCGCTCATCTCCAAGGGATTGCTCAGCGAGGCGCAGCGGCAGGTACTCGACGCCGTCGAACGCCTGCATCCTTACGTAGAGCAGGGCTGGCCGATCGTCGGGCTCGAGCCGAGTTGCATTCTGACGTTTCGCGACGAACTGCTCGCCCTGCTGCCGGGCGATCCGCGGGCCCGCGCGCTGGCGCGCAGTGTGTTCACCTTCGAGGAATACGTGGCCCGGCTGGCCGACGAAGGCCGGCTCGACGGGGTGCGCTGGACCGACACGCCGCGGCGGGTGCTGCTGCACGGCCATTGCCACCAGAAGGCGCTGGTCGGGACCCAGGCGGCCGCCCGGGTGCTGGCGCTGCCTGGTTACACGGTCGAAGTGCTCGATACGAGCTGCTGCGGCATGGCCGGCGCTTTCGGGTACGAAAAGGAACACGTGGACATTTCGCTGAAGATGGCCGAGCGGCGGCTGGCGCCAGCCGTGCGGGCGGCCGACGACGGCACGCTCATTGCAGCCCCCGGCACTTCGTGCCGCGCGCAGATTCAGGATACGACGGGGCGGCGGGCGCTGCACCCGGCGGAAATCCTGCTCGAGGCGCTGGCCTGA
- a CDS encoding MBL fold metallo-hydrolase, with amino-acid sequence MIFVALGDTEAIGANCYFVKLDGTGLVLDVGVDPNEEGPESLPRFELIHRNPDWYIDHAIVTHAHHDHIGALPVLLREFPHVLVHMTRVTRQLADLLLPASARLQRRRLQEGRSSYGPLFDEKQLEGYSYLYLTHEPGQDFSVTGLRGRSPVRARFYHAGHVLGSAGVLLTHEEDGRRQRVFYTSDTNLRPQAIIPGGDYPEEPVDVLILESTAGADPEAERTTRRLEEERFGEAVRRVLDRGGSVLVPAFALGRAQEVLAVIDRLKREKVLPADVPVYTAGTMRAIADLYDRTRFVTPRLDPSFEVFRVEQRRLPRRLEAVRQALAEPAIYVLSSGMMFERSLSNRMAQLLVEDERHAIFLVGFAREDSPAGRLLAAAEAGAEEIVLDEQRGPQSLRCEVARFRFSGHSHRRDLLRLVERLQPRHVILVHGDEDAREWMADNIQFFYPEVNVWMPRSGEPLEL; translated from the coding sequence ATGATCTTCGTCGCGCTGGGTGATACCGAGGCGATCGGGGCCAACTGCTATTTTGTGAAGCTGGACGGGACGGGACTCGTGCTCGACGTGGGGGTCGATCCGAACGAGGAAGGACCCGAGAGCCTGCCGCGCTTCGAGCTGATCCACCGCAACCCGGACTGGTACATCGATCACGCCATCGTCACGCACGCGCATCACGACCACATCGGGGCGTTGCCGGTCCTGCTCCGCGAGTTTCCGCACGTGCTGGTTCACATGACGCGCGTCACGCGCCAGCTTGCCGATCTGCTGCTGCCCGCCTCGGCTCGCCTGCAACGTCGCCGCCTGCAGGAAGGCCGCTCGAGCTACGGTCCGCTTTTCGACGAAAAGCAACTGGAGGGCTACAGCTACCTCTACCTGACGCACGAGCCGGGACAGGACTTCAGTGTGACGGGCCTACGAGGGCGCTCGCCCGTGCGCGCCCGCTTCTACCATGCCGGCCATGTGCTGGGATCGGCCGGCGTGTTGCTGACGCACGAAGAAGACGGCCGTCGCCAGCGTGTGTTCTACACGAGCGACACCAACCTCCGGCCGCAGGCCATCATCCCGGGAGGCGACTACCCGGAGGAGCCGGTCGATGTGCTCATTCTGGAATCGACGGCCGGAGCCGATCCCGAGGCCGAACGCACCACGCGCCGCCTGGAGGAGGAGCGCTTCGGCGAAGCGGTGCGGCGTGTGCTGGATCGGGGCGGCAGCGTACTGGTGCCGGCCTTTGCGCTCGGGCGGGCCCAGGAAGTGCTGGCCGTGATCGACCGACTCAAGCGGGAAAAGGTACTGCCCGCCGACGTGCCCGTCTATACGGCCGGGACCATGCGGGCCATTGCCGACCTGTATGATCGGACGCGCTTCGTCACACCCCGGCTCGATCCGTCGTTCGAGGTGTTCCGCGTCGAGCAGCGGCGGCTGCCCCGGCGCCTGGAGGCCGTGCGGCAGGCGCTGGCCGAGCCGGCCATCTACGTGCTCAGCAGCGGGATGATGTTCGAGCGGTCGCTCTCGAACCGAATGGCGCAACTGCTGGTGGAAGACGAGCGGCACGCGATCTTTCTGGTAGGATTCGCCCGGGAAGACTCGCCGGCCGGGCGACTGCTGGCCGCCGCCGAAGCCGGCGCCGAAGAGATCGTGCTCGACGAGCAACGCGGGCCGCAATCGCTCCGCTGCGAGGTGGCACGTTTCCGCTTCAGCGGCCACAGCCATCGCCGCGACCTGCTGCGGCTGGTCGAGCGTCTCCAGCCCCGCCATGTGATCCTGGTGCACGGCGACGAAGATGCGCGTGAATGGATGGCCGACAACATCCAGTTTTTCTATCCCGAAGTAAACGTATGGATGCCGCGCTCCGGCGAGCCGCTGGAGTTGTGA